The genomic stretch CCGCTCGCCTACGACGTGTTCTCTCCGAAAGGCGCGAAGAACCTGCCGATCGTCGTCATCATCCACGGCGGCGGCTGGACGACGAACAACGAGGACGTCATGCGGGGTCTCGCACGCGAGCTGACGCGAGGCGGATCGTTCGTCGCGGTGAGCATCGACTACCGATGGGCCGGCAAGGCCGACGGAGACGCCACCGGCAACACGATGGCGAACCTGATCGAGGACTGCTACGGCGCCATCGCTCACGTCATGGAGCACGCGGCCGAATACGGCGGTGACCCGACACGGATCGGGGTAACCGGGGACAGCGCCGGCGGCCACCTGTCGGCCTCCGTGGCGTTGATGGTCGAACGGATCGGCGAGCGCGGCTTCGGTCGCGAGCCCGGCGTCTTCGAGTTCAAACCCACCTACCTCCCGGCCGGGAAGACCATCGATCAAGTGCGCACCGAGATGCTCACCGCCATCCGGGCGGCGGCTCCGAGTTACGGAGTCTTCGGCGGAGAATGGCTGAAAGCCGATCGCGACAACCCAGCCGCCGACGCCTCTTGGGATCGCGCGATCCAGCCGATCCACTCGATTCCCGCAGCCTCCGTGCGAGCCGTGCCCCACTACCTCACCCTCGGGACGAAAGATCCGCTCATTTCGGACGAGATGTGCGCGACCTACATGGACGCCCTCGTCGAGAAAGGGCAGCGCGTGCAGTACGTGCAGATCGGCGGTGCGGGCCACGCGTTCTTCGACTGGAAGCCCGATGCCGCGACCAAGGCGACGTTCGCCGAATACGGTGTCTACTACGCCGCGGAGATGAAGGCGTTCTTCGAGTCGATCCTCGTGCCCTGAATCGCCGACGAGCGGCGGTGCCGCACGCAAAGGCGGAACGGACATCTCCCGACTACACGACCACCGTCTGGCCGATCTCGCGCAGCGCGAGTCGATCGGCCTCGCTCGCGAGCGCCGCTTGCGTGCGTTCGATCGGCTCGAGAAACGGTTCCCGACTCAGGGTGAACGTCTGGTGGTGGATCGGGACGATCAGACGCGCCCCCGCGGCGTCCGCCATCTCGACCGCCTGCTCCGGCGTGCAGTGGTTGGCGATCCATGGATCGTAAGCCCCGACCGGCATGAACGCCGCCTCGAACGGGCCGAGGGTGCGGTGATCGGCGAAGGAACGCGTGTGCGCCGTGTCGCCCCCGAAGAGAAGCCGCCGGCCGTCGTGCTCGACGACGAAACCCGCGTATCCGCGCCACGAATCCCGGCGGATCCGTGCGCCCCAGTGCTTGACTTCGATCGCGCGCACAAGGACGCCGCCGCGCGCGGTCTCCACCTGAGCGGATTCGCCCCAACGAAGCTCCGTCACCGACCGGTAGCGCCGGCGCGGCAACAGGTCCGAGGTCCCGGGTGCCATGACGGCGGCGGGACGGCCACGCACGGCGGCGAGCGACGGCGTGTCGAGATGGTCGAAATGCGCATGCGACACGAGCACGAGATCGATCTCCGGCAGTTCCGCGGGGCGCAGTGCCGGTGCGGTCAGTCGCTTCGGCCCCAAAGTCCCGACCAGCAAATCCACCCCGATGCGCGGGAAGAGTGTGGGATCCACGAGGATTCTCAGTCCGTGCAGGTTCACCAGCACGGTGGCGTGGCCGAGCCAGGAAAACGTCAGCCGATCGTCCCGCCATGACAGCGGCGTGGGCTTGTGCGCGATCGGCGCCATCTCGCGGCTCACCTCCGCGATCCGTTCACGGAAGAAACGCGCGGTCCACGACGAAGACCACGCGAGCCATGCGCCGCCCGCCGCGGCGAACGCACCTTGGGCGAGAAACATCCGGCGGGTGAAGAGTCGTCTGCGTTGCTGGGTCACCACGGAGGAAGGGTTGATCAAAACCCCGTCGGCGCAAGCGGCTCGGGGCTCGGAAGACCCGGCACTGCGCGACTCGGGTCACACCGTCGCCGGATCGGGATGCGTCCACGGTGCCCGGTACGGCCGAGCGAGGCGCCGCGTGGCCTCGGGATCGCCGGGCACCGCGCGTGACTTCGGATCGTAGACCAAGGGGCGCCCGAGTTCGAGGGACAGATTCGATAGGATGCAGCAGGCACTGGAGATATGCCCCTGCTCGACATCGGCGATTGGCCGGCGATGGGCTCCGCGCTCCTCGCGGGCCTGCATGAAATCCTGCACGTGCCGATCCTCGGTCTCGCGGTAGGCGCCGTTGGCCGCGCCGAAATCCACGTTCTCCAGGTCGCCGGTCTTCGACAACATGTGCACGCCTTCGCGCGCGCCATCGCCGGTCGGAGTGAACACGTATTCGAACATCGTGACGTTCAACGTGCCTTTCTCGCCGATGAAGCGCGCCCCCCATTGATCGCTCCAGTGCCGCCGTGGAATCGGTGATACGCCCCACATGCGGTGTTCCCAACTCACGTCGAGATCGGGATAGCGAAGCACGCTCCGCATCGTGTCGAACGTGTTGGAAAACGACTCCTTGGCGAAACGGCCTCCGGTCGCGCTGACCGCGCGCGGCCAACCGAGGTCGAGCAGCCAACGCACCTTGTCGAGCATGTGCACACCGACGTTGCCGATGATGCCGTTGCCGAACTCCATGAACGCCCGCCAGCCGCGATCCTCGATGATCGCCTTGTAGGGCAGGAGCGGTGCCGGACCGGTCCACATGTCGAAGTCGAGATGGGCGGGAATCGGCGCATCGGGGATCGGGCCCGCGCTCCAGCCTTCGAGGCCGAGGAAACTGTAGGTCTCCACCTGGCCGATCCGACCCAGCTTGCCGCTGCGGAGGTATTTGTCGCGGACCTCGAGATACAGCGGATTGCTGCGACGCTGGGTGTTGATCTGCACTACGCGATCGTATTTGCGCGCTGCTGCGAGGATCGCTTCGCCTTCGATCACGTCCACGCTGATCGCCTTTTCCAGAAAGACGTCCGCGCCCGCCTGCATCGCCGCGATGGCGTTGAGCGCATGCCAGTGGTCGGGCGTGGCCACGACGACGATGTCGTGCTGCTCCGCGGCCAACATTTCCCGGTAGTCGGCAAAGGTGCGCGGCACCGCGGTCTGGTGCCGCGCCACGGCTTGCAGGGTCTTTTGCAGGTTGCGCGCGTTGGGATCGCACAACGACACGACGGTCGCGTCGACGTTGCGGGCAAACGCCTCGTAGATGACCCCGCCGTACCAACCGCAGCCGATGATGCCGATGCGAGCCTTGGGTTTGGCGGACGACCCGGCGGAATACAGGCGCGAGCCGGCGGCGAGCGCGGCTCCGCCGACGGCGAGGGAGGATACGAAGGTACGACGGTTCATTGGGGGAATGATTTCAGACGAGACGATACGACGGTGCCCGCCGTTGCGAGGCGACGGGAGTTTTCGACGAGTCACGATCGAGCACGTCGGCGCGAGCCGACTCAGAGCAAAAGGCGCGCGGTCCGTCGAATGTCCGCGGAGGATGCGCCCGCACCGATCGTCCAATCGCCCGCCGGGACTTCGTAGGCCTGTTTCGCGTCGTTCCATCGGCGTAGTGCCGTGGCGGGTACAGTGAAGGCGACACGCTTGGTCTCGCCGGCCGCGAGACGGATGCGGTCGAATCCACACAAGGACTTCCGCTCGCCGGGTCGGGTTTCCACCGGCGGCGTCGCGTAGAGTTGGACCACTTCGTCGCCGTCGTGTTTGCCCGTGTTGGTGACGTCGAGCGTGACCGCAAGCGCTCCGGCTCCCGCGGGCGCCACCCGGAGGTTCACGTACTCGAACGTCGTGTAACTGAGCCCGTGACCGAAAGCGTAGAGCGGCTCTCCGTCGAAGTAGCGGTAGGTGCGGCCGGCCATGGAGTAATCGGCGAAGTCGGGCAGGTCCGAGGTAGCGCGGTAGAACGTCACGGGAAGGCGTCCAGCCGGATTGGTGCGGCCGAGCAAGACGTCGGCCACGGCGGTGCCACCCGCCTGTCCGGGATACCATGCCTGGAGAACCGCGTCGGCGTATGTGTCGACCGCACCCAGAGCGATCGCGCTGCCGGAGAGGTTGACCACGACGAGCGGCTTGCCGGTGGCGTGGAGTCGCTCGAGCAAGTCCTGTTGGATGCGCGGCAACTCGATCGCGAGCCGGTCGCCGCCAACGAAGCCTTCGTAGTCGACCGGCATAGCCTCGCCCTCGAGTTGAGCCGAAATGCCCCCCACGTAGACGACGACGTCCGCCTCGAGCGCGATCGCGATTGCTTCCGGGATTCCTGCATCGGCCGCAGGCGTGCTCCACTCGACGGCGACCAACATCGGCCCGTCGCCCTGCCTGTATTCCAATCGCATCGGCAACGACGTGTTGCCGGGCAGGTTCCGCGTGACGCCGACCCGACGCTCCGTGGATTCCTCGCCCGGGGGAGGCGTCCACGCGTCGACCACCGTCTCGCCACCCAACGCGAGTCGGAAGCCGCCGCGCCCGCGGACCACGAGTTCGTAGTCTCCAGGCAGCGTCGTATCCAGATGTCCGTTCCACCGCGCGGAGACGCCTCGCGTCGGAACTCCGGCCGGCAATCCGGCAAACGGATGCTCGGGCGACCCGAAGTCGAAGTGCAACGG from Opitutales bacterium ASA1 encodes the following:
- a CDS encoding MBL fold metallo-hydrolase; amino-acid sequence: MINPSSVVTQQRRRLFTRRMFLAQGAFAAAGGAWLAWSSSWTARFFRERIAEVSREMAPIAHKPTPLSWRDDRLTFSWLGHATVLVNLHGLRILVDPTLFPRIGVDLLVGTLGPKRLTAPALRPAELPEIDLVLVSHAHFDHLDTPSLAAVRGRPAAVMAPGTSDLLPRRRYRSVTELRWGESAQVETARGGVLVRAIEVKHWGARIRRDSWRGYAGFVVEHDGRRLLFGGDTAHTRSFADHRTLGPFEAAFMPVGAYDPWIANHCTPEQAVEMADAAGARLIVPIHHQTFTLSREPFLEPIERTQAALASEADRLALREIGQTVVV
- a CDS encoding Gfo/Idh/MocA family oxidoreductase, which codes for MNRRTFVSSLAVGGAALAAGSRLYSAGSSAKPKARIGIIGCGWYGGVIYEAFARNVDATVVSLCDPNARNLQKTLQAVARHQTAVPRTFADYREMLAAEQHDIVVVATPDHWHALNAIAAMQAGADVFLEKAISVDVIEGEAILAAARKYDRVVQINTQRRSNPLYLEVRDKYLRSGKLGRIGQVETYSFLGLEGWSAGPIPDAPIPAHLDFDMWTGPAPLLPYKAIIEDRGWRAFMEFGNGIIGNVGVHMLDKVRWLLDLGWPRAVSATGGRFAKESFSNTFDTMRSVLRYPDLDVSWEHRMWGVSPIPRRHWSDQWGARFIGEKGTLNVTMFEYVFTPTGDGAREGVHMLSKTGDLENVDFGAANGAYRETEDRHVQDFMQAREERGAHRRPIADVEQGHISSACCILSNLSLELGRPLVYDPKSRAVPGDPEATRRLARPYRAPWTHPDPATV